One genomic window of Sphingomonas sp. C3-2 includes the following:
- a CDS encoding NAD(P)/FAD-dependent oxidoreductase, with the protein MDCAIELSRETGKAVPLEGAALRAALADANVPTLLMVYVQLSRDTGMLDRFAPHIRPAFSPEPSAVPDALADELREKLAQLLANPDQWDETPLPRALMQRMMTVSVGEPVDDEFVPLLLEQMGFERPLPRSTLAGRQAPDPDFKVLVIGAGLTGIVAGIKLGEAGYNYRIIEKNADIGGTWLENIYPGVGVDTPSHFYSYSFELNPEWNHYHPQGSDMQDYLLRVTDKYRLRDNISFETRVTTCVYDDKANLWRVTLEKADGSVEEVTANAVINAHGPLNRWAWPAIAGLENFAGTLLHTAGWDPNLDLRGKKVAVIGTGASAAQLVPAIAPLAEHLTVFQRSKHWVIYNPEIDTPVTPAKKWALRHIPHYFEWFRFRIYWASGDGLYANVVRDPAWPEDSPSVSAHNEAIRQYALQYMQSKFADRPDLIAKLTPDYPVFGKRITLDNGWFDALGRDNVSLESDAIAEVLPHAIRMADGREIAVDIIVCATGFNVSDMVGGKTFIGRGGRSLADEWGTDDARSYMGITMPGYPNLFYTVGPNSAPNHAAGQNLISETQIHYIIECLDALQSRKAASLEPSQAAFDAWNAKIDGQLAKMIWSHPKANGYYKNSRGRNFMSFPFRLVDYWTWTRAPELDQFEFHS; encoded by the coding sequence ATGGACTGTGCGATCGAGCTTTCCCGGGAAACCGGAAAGGCTGTTCCCCTGGAGGGCGCTGCGCTGCGTGCGGCGCTGGCGGATGCGAATGTGCCGACGCTGCTGATGGTGTATGTCCAGCTGTCGCGCGATACCGGCATGCTCGATCGTTTCGCCCCGCATATCCGCCCCGCCTTTTCCCCCGAGCCAAGTGCCGTTCCCGATGCGCTGGCCGATGAACTGCGCGAAAAGCTGGCGCAGTTGCTGGCCAACCCCGATCAATGGGACGAAACGCCTCTGCCGCGCGCACTGATGCAGCGGATGATGACGGTGAGCGTGGGCGAGCCGGTGGACGACGAATTCGTGCCGTTGCTGCTTGAACAAATGGGTTTTGAACGCCCGCTGCCGCGCAGCACGCTGGCCGGGCGGCAAGCGCCGGACCCTGATTTCAAGGTGCTCGTCATCGGCGCGGGGCTGACCGGGATCGTGGCCGGCATCAAGCTGGGCGAGGCGGGATATAATTACCGGATCATCGAGAAAAACGCCGATATCGGTGGCACCTGGCTCGAGAATATCTATCCGGGCGTTGGCGTCGACACCCCCAGCCATTTCTATTCCTATTCGTTCGAACTGAACCCCGAATGGAATCACTATCACCCGCAGGGCAGCGACATGCAGGATTACCTGCTGCGCGTGACCGACAAATATCGCCTGCGCGACAATATCAGCTTCGAAACCCGCGTGACGACATGCGTCTATGACGACAAGGCCAATCTGTGGCGGGTGACGCTGGAAAAGGCCGATGGCAGCGTCGAGGAGGTGACCGCCAATGCGGTGATCAACGCGCATGGCCCGCTCAACCGCTGGGCATGGCCGGCGATTGCGGGGCTGGAGAATTTCGCGGGCACGCTGCTCCACACCGCTGGCTGGGACCCGAACCTTGATCTGCGCGGCAAGAAGGTGGCGGTGATTGGCACCGGCGCCAGCGCGGCGCAATTGGTGCCCGCGATCGCGCCCTTGGCCGAGCACCTCACCGTGTTCCAGCGATCAAAGCACTGGGTGATCTACAATCCCGAGATCGACACCCCGGTGACGCCCGCGAAGAAATGGGCGCTGCGCCATATTCCGCATTATTTCGAATGGTTCCGCTTTCGCATCTACTGGGCGTCGGGCGACGGGCTGTACGCCAATGTGGTGCGCGATCCGGCCTGGCCCGAGGATTCGCCCTCGGTTTCCGCGCATAACGAGGCGATCCGCCAGTATGCGCTGCAATATATGCAGTCGAAATTCGCCGATCGCCCCGACCTGATCGCGAAACTGACGCCCGATTATCCGGTGTTCGGCAAACGCATCACGCTCGACAATGGCTGGTTCGACGCGCTTGGCCGCGACAATGTGAGCCTCGAATCCGACGCGATCGCCGAAGTGCTGCCCCATGCCATTCGCATGGCCGACGGGCGCGAGATCGCGGTCGACATCATCGTTTGCGCGACCGGGTTCAACGTATCCGACATGGTGGGCGGAAAGACCTTTATCGGGCGCGGCGGGCGCAGCCTTGCCGACGAATGGGGCACCGATGACGCGCGGTCCTATATGGGTATCACCATGCCGGGCTATCCCAACCTGTTCTACACGGTGGGGCCGAACAGCGCACCCAATCACGCGGCCGGACAGAATCTGATTTCCGAGACGCAGATCCATTACATCATCGAATGCCTCGACGCGCTGCAAAGCCGCAAGGCCGCGAGCCTTGAACCCTCGCAAGCCGCGTTCGACGCGTGGAACGCCAAGATCGACGGGCAATTGGCGAAGATGATCTGGAGCCACCCCAAGGCCAATGGCTATTACAAGAATAGCCGGGGCCGGAATTTCATGTCCTTCCCATTCCGTCTGGTCGACTACTGGACCTGGACGCGCGCGCCCGAGCTGGACCAGTTCGAATTCCATAGCTGA
- a CDS encoding RNA polymerase sigma factor: MAKAKRVLLRRGVPADDVDDLVHDAFVRITQYEKGHEVRTPEALFVTAAVNLSIDRQRSNGRSPFSHRAVDLEAIIDTQPTPEDIAAARARLTHLRAGLDRLNEKTRRIVIARRLDGLSVAEIAAREGLSIAAVEKQIARATLKLMHWMDGW, encoded by the coding sequence ATGGCAAAGGCAAAGCGCGTCCTGTTGCGTCGCGGCGTTCCGGCTGATGACGTCGACGATCTGGTGCACGATGCCTTTGTGCGGATCACCCAATATGAAAAGGGACATGAAGTGCGGACGCCAGAGGCGCTGTTTGTGACGGCTGCCGTCAACCTGTCGATCGATCGTCAGCGCAGCAATGGACGCTCCCCCTTTTCGCACCGCGCGGTGGACCTTGAAGCGATCATCGACACCCAGCCCACGCCCGAGGATATCGCGGCGGCACGTGCGCGGCTGACGCATCTGCGCGCGGGGCTTGACCGCCTCAATGAGAAGACCCGCCGGATCGTCATCGCGCGGCGGCTGGATGGATTGAGCGTGGCCGAGATTGCTGCGCGCGAGGGGCTGTCGATCGCGGCGGTGGAAAAGCAGATCGCGCGCGCCACGCTGAAGCTGATGCACTGGATGGACGGATGGTAG
- a CDS encoding FecR family protein codes for MVGPAMRAQSAIDAEAAMWLARVQRGLGSPEQERALADWLEEDGRHRAAFGRACEIWDLIPGSLEPALLDRGPEPLGVIAPPKARVARRLAAMAMLALLFLTAAPISGLRGDRYETGTGEQRMVRLADGTRVTLNTNSAIAVDYDSGQRSVRLERGEALFEVSKDPARPFVVQHRQERVRALGTTFVVRDGREQTAVTLIEGRVEVSHKPRGGTGAARRIAILTPGERITLTAKAGAVVDHPALNIVTAWQKGEVMFDDTRLIDAAAEFNRYVDDREIVMDPSVASVRLSGVFATRDPMQFAETVALLHQLNVEIRGNEIHLSR; via the coding sequence ATGGTAGGTCCGGCCATGCGCGCGCAGAGCGCGATCGATGCCGAAGCCGCAATGTGGCTGGCGCGGGTGCAGCGGGGGCTGGGCAGCCCCGAACAGGAACGCGCGCTGGCTGACTGGCTGGAGGAGGACGGGCGGCACCGTGCGGCATTTGGCCGCGCGTGCGAGATCTGGGACCTGATTCCGGGAAGCCTTGAGCCGGCGCTTCTTGATCGCGGGCCCGAGCCGCTGGGCGTTATTGCGCCGCCCAAGGCGCGGGTGGCCAGGCGCTTGGCCGCGATGGCGATGCTCGCTCTGCTGTTCCTGACGGCGGCGCCCATTTCGGGGCTGCGCGGGGACCGGTACGAGACGGGCACCGGCGAGCAGCGCATGGTGCGGTTGGCCGATGGCACGCGCGTGACGCTGAATACCAACAGCGCGATCGCGGTGGATTATGATTCAGGGCAGCGCAGCGTACGGCTTGAGCGTGGCGAGGCGCTGTTCGAGGTGAGCAAGGATCCGGCGCGCCCCTTTGTGGTGCAGCACCGGCAAGAGCGGGTGCGCGCGCTGGGTACGACCTTCGTGGTGCGCGACGGCCGCGAACAGACAGCGGTGACGCTGATCGAAGGGCGGGTGGAGGTGTCGCACAAGCCGAGGGGCGGGACGGGCGCTGCGCGCCGGATCGCCATCCTCACGCCTGGCGAGCGGATCACGCTGACCGCCAAGGCGGGGGCGGTGGTCGATCATCCGGCGCTCAACATCGTCACGGCATGGCAAAAGGGCGAGGTGATGTTCGATGACACGCGGCTGATCGACGCAGCCGCCGAATTCAATCGCTATGTCGATGACCGGGAAATCGTGATGGACCCATCGGTGGCCTCGGTTCGGCTATCGGGGGTGTTTGCCACGCGCGATCCGATGCAGTTCGCCGAGACGGTGGCTTTGCTCCATCAATTGAATGTCGAGATCAGGGGCAATGAAATACACTTAAGCCGATAA
- a CDS encoding TonB-dependent receptor domain-containing protein, whose translation MLASAAIYSAPVHAQASYTVNLPAQSLGTSLRALGSAMGVSIAFDPKTVRNRPAPALRGAFTAREGLDKLLRGSGLAARPTANGSYLILAEPEERPRVHAIAQRTMPVPVAAAAAAAPAQAAAPVEARAAVSDAPVIEDIVVTAQKREENLQDTPISIAVMTSDSLEQRGIKGVTDLMGGAVPSLRMMPISGRASAFAIGIRGMGSLDAGSISRDASVGLYVDGVYLGRAQGLGSELFEVERIEVARGPQGTLFGRNAVGGAVSITSKKPTGEWGGTLDAGVRNFDGHNLGAHVNLPEFANIKVKLEGVWSERGGWIDNTLAGAWDWYAYDRYGARATALWEPTSDISVQYSFDKSRDKSTAGYSHLTSAAPGALAPFITLDEGRQRVGRMGVPLDPSVGKTEGHSLHVTWDINNALTLRSISAYRELSQSQFDNDTGFTLAYRPGGMTARYSIANVNQDQFSQEIQLLGTHEHLTYVLGGFYFEEDANDLAHVLYSARYNATGTGIELLDPMTGGAFPDRASVNHVKSTAVFGQATWTPAILDERLHLTGGLRWTHDRKEGSMVKVAGQPSSLGYQFESKRLDPAATIAFDWTPDVNTYLRWGTAYRSGGANSRSPTYRSFGEEEVESWELGLKSELFDRRARFNLAAYHARLRDMQILFNNPAAGSVTETINTNQPATIKGVEADLTVVPARGVTLTGSYAYTDWKVPPQLNPFTGNVDRVVLIIAPTHAASLSADYRLEPWSFGALSFHVDANYSSGFYAHPTDDTKTSPYWLLNGRVTLGDLDLGGADASVSLWAKNLTNTAYEVFDIGITGRGTINGAMRYYNEPRTYGVDLKVKF comes from the coding sequence GTGCTTGCATCGGCAGCGATCTATTCCGCGCCGGTTCATGCGCAGGCGAGCTATACGGTCAACCTTCCTGCGCAGTCGCTTGGGACGTCGCTCCGCGCGCTGGGGAGCGCGATGGGGGTTTCAATCGCCTTCGATCCCAAGACCGTGCGCAACCGCCCGGCCCCCGCGCTGCGCGGCGCGTTCACGGCGCGCGAGGGCCTGGACAAGCTGTTGCGCGGCAGTGGCCTGGCGGCGCGACCGACAGCGAACGGATCCTATCTCATCCTCGCCGAACCCGAGGAGCGCCCGCGCGTCCATGCGATTGCGCAGCGCACCATGCCGGTACCGGTAGCGGCGGCTGCTGCCGCCGCACCGGCGCAGGCCGCCGCGCCCGTTGAAGCGCGGGCGGCCGTGTCGGATGCGCCGGTGATCGAGGACATCGTGGTTACCGCGCAGAAGCGCGAGGAGAATCTGCAGGATACGCCGATTTCGATCGCGGTCATGACATCGGATTCGCTGGAACAGCGGGGCATCAAGGGCGTGACCGACCTGATGGGCGGCGCGGTGCCGTCGCTGCGGATGATGCCGATTTCGGGGCGTGCTTCGGCCTTTGCGATCGGGATACGCGGCATGGGCTCGCTCGATGCCGGGTCTATCAGCCGTGATGCGTCGGTCGGCCTTTATGTCGACGGCGTCTATCTGGGCCGCGCGCAGGGGCTGGGTTCGGAATTGTTCGAGGTTGAACGGATCGAGGTGGCGCGCGGGCCGCAGGGCACCTTGTTCGGGCGCAACGCGGTGGGCGGCGCGGTGAGCATCACCTCGAAGAAGCCGACCGGTGAATGGGGCGGCACGCTGGATGCAGGCGTGCGCAATTTCGACGGCCATAATCTGGGCGCGCATGTGAACCTGCCCGAATTCGCGAACATCAAGGTGAAGCTGGAGGGGGTCTGGTCCGAGCGCGGCGGCTGGATCGACAACACGCTTGCGGGCGCGTGGGACTGGTATGCCTATGATCGCTACGGCGCGCGCGCGACCGCGCTTTGGGAGCCGACGAGCGACATTTCGGTGCAATATTCGTTCGACAAGTCTCGCGACAAATCGACCGCGGGCTATTCGCACCTGACTTCCGCCGCGCCGGGCGCGCTGGCGCCGTTCATCACGCTGGACGAAGGGCGCCAGCGTGTCGGGCGGATGGGCGTTCCGCTCGATCCCAGCGTCGGCAAGACCGAGGGGCACAGCCTGCATGTGACCTGGGATATCAACAATGCACTGACGCTGCGTTCGATCTCGGCGTACCGCGAACTGAGCCAGTCGCAGTTCGACAATGATACCGGCTTCACGCTCGCTTACCGCCCCGGCGGCATGACCGCCCGCTACAGCATCGCGAATGTCAATCAGGACCAGTTCAGTCAGGAAATCCAGCTGCTCGGGACGCATGAGCACCTGACCTATGTTCTTGGCGGCTTCTATTTCGAGGAAGACGCGAATGACCTTGCGCATGTTCTCTATTCGGCGCGGTATAACGCGACCGGGACGGGCATCGAACTGCTCGATCCGATGACGGGCGGCGCCTTTCCTGATCGGGCGAGCGTCAACCATGTCAAGTCGACCGCAGTGTTCGGCCAGGCGACATGGACGCCCGCGATATTGGACGAGCGTCTGCACCTGACGGGCGGGTTGCGCTGGACGCACGATCGCAAGGAAGGCTCCATGGTCAAGGTGGCCGGCCAGCCGTCATCGCTTGGCTATCAGTTCGAATCCAAGCGGCTCGATCCTGCGGCGACGATCGCGTTCGACTGGACGCCGGATGTGAACACCTATCTGCGCTGGGGTACCGCCTATCGTTCGGGAGGCGCCAATTCGCGCTCACCCACCTATCGCAGCTTTGGCGAGGAAGAAGTCGAGAGCTGGGAACTTGGCCTGAAGAGCGAGTTGTTCGACCGGCGCGCGCGATTCAACCTCGCCGCCTATCATGCCCGCTTGCGCGACATGCAGATCCTGTTCAACAATCCGGCGGCAGGTTCGGTTACCGAAACCATCAACACCAACCAGCCCGCGACAATCAAGGGCGTGGAAGCGGATCTGACCGTGGTGCCGGCGCGGGGCGTGACGCTTACCGGAAGCTATGCCTATACCGATTGGAAGGTCCCGCCCCAGCTCAACCCGTTTACCGGTAATGTCGATCGGGTGGTGCTGATCATCGCGCCCACCCACGCCGCCTCGCTGTCGGCCGATTACCGGCTTGAGCCCTGGTCCTTCGGCGCGCTGTCGTTCCATGTCGACGCCAATTATTCGAGCGGATTCTACGCCCATCCGACCGACGATACGAAGACCAGTCCCTACTGGCTCCTCAACGGGCGGGTGACGCTGGGCGATCTCGATCTGGGCGGGGCGGATGCCTCGGTCTCGCTCTGGGCCAAGAACCTGACCAACACCGCCTATGAGGTCTTCGATATCGGGATCACCGGGCGTGGCACGATCAACGGAGCGATGCGCTATTACAACGAGCCGCGAACCTATGGCGTCGATCTGAAGGTGAAGTTCTGA
- a CDS encoding tyrosine-protein phosphatase codes for MRRLCVRAALSASLISVAAMAGAAPGVREASVFRKETGDYLVNWKADDPKAPVAIFVASAPDHAAPRKMLVERGKGGSVVIPASAVTGRGYFHVVVNGGRKDPMQDGIWAGERVLRFERASNFRDLGGYETADGRHVRWGMIYRSGAPAMLSAQDLEQVGRLNITTTIDLRSNEERRMTPSLLADDAKRRTIARDYSMQSLIPESSRGAIGLPKIGGYGSVASTLAPLFRQVFDVLETEQGAVHYHCTAGQDRAGMTSALILAALGVPRETILRDYHLSTTARRPQFEMPPIDLSKFPNDPIAAFFAKAKADGSDAAQPLYGEDGQSILAATFDMIDARWGSVDNYLREVIGLTDGDLEKLRAKYLE; via the coding sequence ATGCGTAGATTATGTGTGCGTGCCGCCCTGTCGGCTTCGCTGATATCCGTCGCCGCGATGGCGGGCGCTGCGCCGGGGGTGCGCGAGGCCAGCGTCTTCCGCAAGGAAACCGGCGATTATCTGGTCAACTGGAAAGCCGATGACCCCAAGGCACCGGTGGCGATATTCGTGGCCAGCGCGCCCGATCATGCGGCGCCCCGAAAAATGCTTGTCGAACGCGGCAAGGGGGGCAGCGTCGTCATTCCGGCAAGCGCGGTTACGGGGCGCGGTTATTTCCACGTCGTCGTGAATGGCGGCCGGAAAGACCCGATGCAGGACGGGATCTGGGCTGGCGAACGGGTGCTGCGTTTCGAGCGCGCATCGAACTTTCGCGATCTGGGCGGCTATGAAACGGCGGACGGGCGGCATGTCCGCTGGGGGATGATCTACCGTTCCGGCGCGCCCGCGATGCTGAGTGCGCAGGATCTGGAGCAGGTCGGCCGACTCAACATCACCACCACCATCGATCTGCGCTCGAACGAGGAGCGGCGGATGACGCCGAGCCTGTTGGCAGATGACGCCAAGCGCCGCACCATCGCCCGCGATTATTCGATGCAGAGCCTGATCCCCGAAAGCTCGCGCGGAGCGATCGGCCTGCCCAAGATCGGTGGCTATGGCAGCGTGGCCAGCACACTGGCGCCGCTGTTCCGCCAGGTGTTCGACGTGCTCGAAACCGAGCAGGGCGCGGTGCATTACCACTGCACCGCCGGGCAGGACCGCGCGGGGATGACCAGCGCGCTGATCCTCGCCGCACTGGGTGTCCCGCGCGAGACGATCCTGCGCGATTACCATCTGTCGACAACCGCGCGGCGCCCGCAATTCGAGATGCCGCCCATCGACCTTTCCAAATTTCCCAACGATCCCATCGCTGCCTTTTTCGCGAAGGCAAAGGCGGACGGCAGCGACGCCGCGCAGCCGCTATACGGGGAGGACGGGCAGTCGATCCTTGCTGCGACATTCGACATGATCGATGCACGCTGGGGATCGGTCGACAATTATCTGCGCGAGGTCATCGGCCTGACCGATGGTGATCTAGAAAAATTGCGCGCCAAATATCTCGAATAG
- a CDS encoding TetR family transcriptional regulator: MMKDVPGARMVEAGAADWPALATAARNLVAERGLRGLSLRAVAGASGWTMGEIGYRVGKKEQLIALLLEAERAASDAADHRWIDRLSSVPSFSGATLAAVVSGYLDDTAINRREAAIFWEELLLEAGIDPSLHALVTPWIEERERFWRQLLINRHPKAEALARVIMKYVVGEQLYSVVLGADPSYRLMRDMGIRRLCGGILADAQAMESDLFDHLIDMLAPTEPIANFTKSSAWPVAQTTAALMRDRGLSAVTHRSVAAALGVSPSAVAHHFRTHMDLVRAGNEALYEGFRENLDLDGVRRRLLPDPKEHGGAIGHQNAAVGLSRATHMIALAGARDPAFAPLVARRRKDRGQSTSLWGAALFAHPERYDRCAAQVTSMVLGGDLFLAMARGIASTGRLSAVMNDFVELAS; this comes from the coding sequence ATGATGAAGGATGTGCCGGGCGCGAGGATGGTGGAGGCGGGTGCGGCAGACTGGCCCGCGCTGGCCACCGCCGCGCGTAATCTTGTGGCCGAGCGTGGGCTTCGTGGGCTCAGTCTGCGCGCCGTGGCGGGTGCCAGCGGTTGGACGATGGGCGAGATCGGCTATCGTGTCGGCAAGAAGGAGCAGTTGATCGCATTGTTGCTGGAGGCCGAGCGGGCGGCCAGCGATGCGGCCGATCACCGATGGATCGACCGGCTTTCATCTGTGCCCAGCTTCAGCGGCGCGACACTGGCTGCTGTTGTGTCCGGCTACCTCGACGATACCGCGATCAACCGGCGAGAGGCGGCGATCTTCTGGGAGGAACTGTTGCTGGAGGCGGGCATTGATCCCAGCCTGCATGCGCTCGTGACGCCATGGATTGAAGAGCGTGAGCGCTTTTGGCGGCAACTGCTGATCAACCGTCATCCGAAGGCCGAAGCTCTCGCCCGGGTGATCATGAAATATGTGGTGGGCGAACAGCTCTACAGTGTCGTGCTTGGCGCTGACCCGTCTTATCGGTTGATGCGCGATATGGGCATCCGACGACTCTGTGGCGGCATTCTGGCGGACGCGCAGGCCATGGAGAGCGATCTGTTCGATCATCTTATCGATATGCTTGCACCTACAGAGCCGATTGCGAACTTTACCAAATCGAGTGCGTGGCCGGTTGCGCAAACGACCGCAGCGCTCATGCGCGATCGTGGGCTTTCGGCAGTTACGCATCGATCGGTCGCTGCCGCCCTGGGTGTTTCGCCATCGGCTGTCGCCCACCATTTTCGAACGCATATGGACCTTGTCCGCGCCGGCAACGAAGCGCTCTATGAAGGGTTTCGCGAAAACCTTGATCTTGACGGCGTTCGACGCCGCTTGCTGCCTGATCCCAAGGAACATGGTGGCGCGATAGGCCACCAGAATGCCGCTGTAGGGTTGTCGCGGGCGACGCATATGATTGCGCTGGCCGGGGCTCGCGACCCGGCATTCGCGCCGCTTGTCGCGCGGCGACGCAAGGATCGCGGCCAATCCACAAGCCTGTGGGGCGCTGCGCTTTTTGCGCATCCCGAGCGTTATGACCGCTGCGCCGCGCAAGTGACTTCCATGGTTCTCGGCGGCGATCTTTTCCTCGCAATGGCCCGCGGTATTGCCAGTACCGGTCGCCTTTCGGCCGTAATGAACGATTTCGTCGAACTCGCCAGCTGA
- a CDS encoding TonB-dependent receptor has translation MLRSAVSVIIAAGGGAAAIAAPNANETVQPLSQGGIEDIIVTAQKREESLQNTPISIDVLGERALEARGIANITDFVNGAAPSLRIAPFGGRASAVTIGMRGLVPTDATQISRDTTVGIYIDGVYLGRVQGLGTELVDVERIEVLRGPQGTLFGRNAVGGAVSIITKKPTGEFGVDVTGGVRNWNGRNIAAHVNLPKVAGISIKLDGIYNKRDGWVENPLPGASDWSAVKRYGFRVAALWEPTDNVSVQYAYDNSTDKSTGGYPHIEYLLPGAPPLAPIFSVDGGRTRDARAGFVLDPSVGKVKGHMLQAEWDISDTLTLRSITAYRKINQTQYDNSSGLFLAYRPNGLEGRLSFAEIDQDQFSQEFQLVGTTDRLNYVLGAFYFDEDATDIAYAPYTARFNADGTALNTLATPFSSTPFPDRASEAHAKSKALYGQATWTPPILDDRLHLTGGLRYTDDSKHGRLLKLRGVDASPTLRFEFGSKRVDPAATIAFDISDEVNTYLRWANAYRAGGANSRSAIFRPYAEETVESWEIGLKSDLFNRHVRLNLAAYASRLKDKQTDFTSPATASSTETINGTSDAKFKGIEADLTIAPGAGFSLTGNYVFTDTDVPPETNPFTNVVQRIKVSQTPRHAATMALDYRFPALAIGTLSAHVDGNWSSGVYSSSTDPTLSNKVVQLNARLTLGDVEVGSGKVDVSIWGKNLTNAETQLFDFEVAAPGQVRVNQVFFNEPRTYGVDVRFQF, from the coding sequence ATGCTCAGATCGGCGGTTTCTGTTATCATTGCTGCTGGAGGGGGTGCTGCGGCGATCGCCGCACCAAATGCAAATGAGACAGTACAACCGTTATCTCAGGGCGGGATTGAGGACATCATCGTCACCGCTCAGAAGCGAGAGGAATCGCTTCAGAACACCCCAATTTCCATCGATGTTCTTGGGGAACGTGCGCTGGAGGCGCGTGGTATTGCCAACATCACCGATTTCGTTAACGGCGCCGCGCCATCGCTGCGCATCGCCCCATTCGGCGGTCGCGCGTCTGCTGTAACGATCGGCATGCGCGGCCTGGTGCCGACCGATGCCACGCAGATCAGCCGTGATACGACCGTCGGCATCTATATCGACGGCGTCTATCTCGGCCGCGTGCAGGGGCTTGGCACCGAATTGGTCGATGTCGAACGAATCGAGGTGCTCCGCGGTCCGCAGGGTACCTTGTTCGGTCGCAACGCGGTCGGCGGGGCTGTCAGTATCATCACCAAAAAGCCGACCGGGGAATTCGGCGTCGATGTGACCGGGGGTGTGCGCAACTGGAACGGCCGCAACATCGCCGCCCATGTCAATCTGCCCAAAGTGGCGGGCATTAGCATCAAGCTGGACGGCATTTACAACAAGCGCGATGGTTGGGTGGAGAATCCGCTTCCCGGAGCATCCGACTGGAGCGCGGTCAAGCGCTACGGCTTCCGGGTCGCGGCATTGTGGGAACCCACGGACAATGTCAGTGTCCAATACGCCTATGACAATTCGACCGACAAGAGCACCGGCGGCTATCCCCATATCGAATATCTGCTGCCAGGCGCTCCGCCGCTTGCGCCGATATTCTCGGTTGATGGCGGGCGGACGCGCGACGCGCGCGCTGGCTTCGTGCTCGATCCCAGCGTCGGCAAGGTCAAAGGGCATATGCTGCAGGCCGAATGGGATATCAGCGATACGCTGACGCTGCGGTCGATCACCGCCTATCGGAAGATCAACCAGACCCAGTATGACAATTCATCCGGACTTTTTCTCGCATATCGCCCGAACGGCCTTGAAGGGCGGCTGAGCTTCGCGGAAATTGATCAGGACCAGTTCAGTCAAGAATTCCAGCTTGTCGGGACGACCGATCGCCTCAACTATGTCCTCGGCGCCTTTTATTTCGACGAAGATGCGACAGACATCGCCTACGCCCCGTACACGGCACGGTTCAACGCCGATGGCACGGCACTGAATACGCTGGCTACGCCCTTTTCAAGCACCCCTTTCCCCGATCGCGCCAGCGAAGCCCATGCCAAGTCCAAGGCGCTTTACGGGCAGGCGACATGGACCCCTCCGATCCTTGACGATCGTCTCCATCTGACCGGCGGCCTTCGTTATACGGATGACAGCAAGCATGGCCGATTGCTCAAGCTGCGTGGTGTGGATGCATCCCCGACGCTGCGCTTCGAGTTCGGATCGAAACGTGTCGATCCCGCGGCGACGATCGCGTTCGACATCAGTGATGAGGTGAACACCTATCTGCGCTGGGCCAATGCCTACCGGGCCGGCGGCGCCAATTCGCGATCGGCGATCTTCCGGCCTTATGCCGAAGAGACCGTGGAATCGTGGGAAATTGGCCTGAAATCGGACCTGTTCAACCGCCATGTTCGGCTGAACCTCGCCGCCTATGCCAGCCGGTTGAAGGACAAGCAGACCGATTTCACCTCGCCAGCCACCGCTTCGTCGACCGAGACGATCAACGGGACCAGCGACGCCAAGTTCAAGGGTATCGAGGCCGACCTGACGATCGCGCCCGGCGCCGGCTTCTCGCTCACCGGCAACTATGTCTTCACCGATACCGATGTGCCGCCCGAAACCAACCCGTTCACCAATGTGGTGCAGCGGATCAAAGTCTCGCAAACGCCGCGCCATGCGGCGACGATGGCGCTCGATTATCGCTTCCCGGCCCTCGCGATCGGCACGCTTTCGGCACATGTCGACGGCAACTGGTCGAGCGGAGTTTATTCGAGTTCGACCGATCCGACGCTCTCCAACAAGGTCGTACAACTCAATGCACGGCTGACGCTCGGCGATGTGGAGGTTGGATCGGGCAAGGTCGATGTTTCGATCTGGGGCAAGAACCTGACCAACGCCGAAACACAATTGTTCGATTTCGAGGTCGCGGCGCCCGGCCAGGTGAGAGTGAACCAAGTCTTTTTCAACGAGCCGCGCACCTATGGCGTGGACGTCCGGTTCCAGTTCTGA